One genomic segment of Phyllopteryx taeniolatus isolate TA_2022b chromosome 12, UOR_Ptae_1.2, whole genome shotgun sequence includes these proteins:
- the cdk5r2b gene encoding cyclin-dependent kinase 5 activator 2b: protein MGTVLSISPATKKAMDADDGAKGDKSLKRPSMFVSLSWKKLVASSAKKKVTPNPNPPCAPQVAQRNSENLRKTLQGDERKPRAPIPVPVPTVPTQSNKQAAVPKRGGSPSAVSPRRIVIQASTGELLRCLGDFVCRRCYKLKELNSGEVILWFRNIDRTLLLQGWQDQGFITPANVVFVYLLCEATLDESLASPAELQGAFQTCLYLAYSYMGNEISYPLKPFMMEANKDAFWDTSLGIIERLSGKMLQLNADPHFFTEVFQELKSQRDCSEPNLDR from the coding sequence AGAGCCTCAAGCGGCCCTCCATGTTCGTGTCGCTGTCGTGGAAGAAGCTGGTGGCCAGCTCGGCGAAGAAGAAGGTGACCCCCAACCCGAACCCGCCGTGCGCTCCGCAGGTGGCCCAGCGCAATAGCGAGAACCTGCGGAAAACGCTGCAAGGTGACGAGCGCAAGCCGCGAGCCCCCATCCCCGTGCCGGTACCCACGGTGCCCACGCAGAGCAACAAGCAAGCGGCGGTGCCCAAGCGAGGCGGCAGCCCGTCTGCGGTGTCCCCGAGGCGGATAGTGATCCAGGCTTCCACCGGGGAGCTGCTGCGCTGCTTGGGGGACTTCGTGTGCCGCCGTTGCTACAAGCTGAAGGAGCTGAACAGCGGCGAGGTGATCCTGTGGTTCCGCAACATCGACCGGACTCTGTTGCTGCAAGGCTGGCAGGACCAGGGCTTCATCACGCCGGCCAACGTGGTCTTCGTGTACCTGCTGTGCGAGGCCACGCTCGACGAGAGCCTGGCCAGCCCGGCCGAGCTGCAGGGCGCCTTCCAGACCTGCTTGTACCTGGCCTACTCGTACATGGGCAACGAGATCTCGTACCCGCTCAAGCCCTTCATGATGGAGGCCAACAAGGACGCGTTCTGGGACACCTCGCTGGGCATCATCGAGCGGCTCAGCGgcaaaatgctgcagctcaaCGCGGACCCGCACTTCTTCACCGAGGTCTTCCAGGAGCTCAAGAGCCAGCGGGACTGCAGCGAGCCCAACCTGGACCGCTGA